AGTTCTTCATAGGTTCTCCTGTTGTTTTTAAAGACAATTCAGCCCTTATCTATTCCCACAGCAACTTTGTTGCTGTCAAATCGAACAATCTAAACTTAAGCTTTAGATTGCTTCTTTTTTGAAGAATAAGCCGCGTTTAAGTTGTCCGAGTTGCTACCCGCATGATTAAAGCAGACTTAAAGTAGAAATTTGGGATAAAGAGCAGTTAACCTCTACTGTTTTAAACGGTTAGCTTCCTGTTTCTTCAAAATCTAGTGCGTTGTTTTAAACCTTCCAACCGGGACCAACGCTCACATTTCAAAGAGGAAGAAGCCATACTACTGAGCTAAAAAAACTTTCGCCTTAAAAGTGATTTTTAAAGCGAAAAGCACTTGTGGCTTTAGTTTTAAATTGGTAGCTCAGAAGTCATTATAGAGCTTTACTTTAAATTGAATCATGCAGGTCAAAGAATAGCTGTCAAACATTTTTTTAAATTAAAACGATTTATTAATGACAAAAGCCATCTATAAAATTAGCTTATGTTTAATAATGTGAAATCAAAAGTTTAATCTTCCTTGCTAGACAGAAGTGAGTAATTCTTATTTATCCCCCTAGCCTATTTATTTCATGTTAACAACAAAACTCCCGCCAACGTTTATTGAAACCAGCTATGACATCTAAACAGCAAAAATGAAAAAAGGGAGGAATCGTAACAAGGGTTTATCTTAAATGAAAAAACCGCAGGCTCTCGTCAATAGCGATGACGAAAAACAGAATGAAAAAGGCAATTTTTCTCACAAAGATATTTCTTAAGAATTAATAAGCGTACAATGAAATCACTCATTTAACGACTGCTATTAGTTTTATATATTCATTAAGAAAATTTTATACAATCTTAATAAGCCAATGACATGTTGATGATTTAAAAATTTCAAAAATAAGGGAACCTATGAATATGAATCTAGATACTAACGGTTTAATCCTCACTTTATATAGCTGTGGGCCAGCACAGATTGTTGGCATCCCCGCCACTTTAGTGACTGGGGTCATGGGTTTGACTGCGCCAATTTTTAAAGCATTTGGTCAACTCAAAATTCGACGTCTAGAAGCTAAAATTCATAAAGAAACAAACAACCCTCTTAACGATTGGCAAAAAACAGAAGAACTAGATCAGAAGTTAATTCTTGTTAAAAAAACACGAAAAGAAGCTTGGGAAGTTAAGGACTACTTTAGAAATTGCGGCTTTTTTATTTTATCCATGATCCCTGTTGGAGGCGCCATTCTAGCAAGAAAAATCGGTGTTTGCCCTTCGATGTTCAAGAATGGTTGATTACATGGCGAATCTATTTCCTTAACCATTCATACCAGTAATAAGCCATGTGGATTAAAACGCATAGCCCAAGAACTTTAAAATTTGTTAAATGTTTGGTGAGATGTCCTCTCGAATAGGGTTTCAAAAGGGGAAAATTAGTCCTAAGGGAAAGCTTATTTTGAGGGAGCCAGTTTGTTATCGAACTGATCGCTAGGCAAAGGCACCCCTTTGATAACTTTTAACAAGAAACGCTCCAAAATTGTTTGAGAATCAATATCACTGTGAGCTCTCTGACTAACGAAATATTACAACGAAGTTAAATAGGCTTTTAGTATCTCCTTTGTTTCCTCATTTATGAAAATAGCACAATCTCATCAAATGGACGCTGTAATAATTTTATTCCGTCTCAGTACTCTCTCCTATTATTAAAGCAGAAGCGCATGCCGTGATCGCCGTGTCCAATTGGGAAAGGATCGGATCTATTTGAGGAGCCTCTTCGCCCAAATCTTCAGGAATTAAATTATCCGGCAATTTACTTAGCTCTTCGATAATAGATTCTGAAACGAACTCTTCACGCGCTTGCCTATAATCTCCCAGACTATCTTTCAATTCTTGTAAAAATAGCCTTGGATCAATGTTTTGATTTAATTCATCTTCTATTGTTTGAGAACTCGATTTTGTTGCAGTAAATTTTGTTATTAAATCTTGAACCCTCCTTAGAGTCTCCTCAGACAGAATTGAATATTCATTATCTAAGCTCTCCAATTGATTCTGTAAATTTATTTTTAAATGTTTAAGTCCATCTATCAATTCATCAAAGGATTTTAAACTATTCCCTGTTTGCTGATTTTTAAACTCGTAGAAGTTTTGAAGTTGCTTATTAATTTTTTTCAATTCAACACAAGAATTTTTGAAAAAAAGGTCGCATAACTTAAGGTACTCTAGTGTTGAAAAAAGTTCATTATTCACATTCTCATTTTTGAAACTTTCTAAATCCTCCAAAGACTCTAACCACTCTGTTTCCATTTTTTGGAGTTTTTCCTTTTCTTGATTTAAATCAGGAAAGTCGTTGCTATGTGTCATTTAATTCTCCTGTGAATAAAATTCTATATTTTCATCGCAACATATCTTCCAATATAGAACAAGATCATACTTTTTTGGAGAAAAACTTTTTGATGCCTCCAAACTCTTATGCGAGCGTTGAAAGGAAGCCCCCTCACCTATACCACATGAATATAAAAATTTTGTGGATATCTATCCGATCTGAAACTTTGGCGATCTTTAAAGAAAAAATACAGACTCTATTGGCCACATTCCAATTGAGGTCTAAAATTTTACTTTGCCTCAAAGCCCTTGGCAAGCGTCAAAAAATTTCCCCTAAATTAGGCTCGATCATAATTAACCTATTGTCAATAATCCAGCGTAATTGATGGCATACATTAGGTCAAAGATGCCGGCATAGCGATTGGAAGTAACAAGCCGCCTCTCAACCTTTTTCTCTTGCTATTGTGAGCCGTACGAGCACATAGGTCTCGAGAGGAATTTTCCACTAGCCAGAAGACAAATATCATTTTTTAACAGCTATAATGTTCTCATTCCCAGTTAATTCAAAGCGCTCGACAATTGCCGAAACAGTACTGCAAACTTTATCCCCCGCTATTTCCTTAATCCAAACGCAACTAAACCAACTATTAGAATACTCTTGCCTTTATTAAATTTTCAAAGTAATATATTTTCCTAACTACCGCACACCGCAATAATTTATCTATTAGCAGTCAAAGTCTGTAATATTACTAAATAGGTCTTAAACGTATGAGCAAATTAGATTATTTTTTATTGACTCAGGTTCAAAGAAAAAACATTGGAACTGCAGAAACAGTTGCTAATTTTTGCCTAAAACCAGCTCAGTATCTTTGGAATGGAAAAAAAATAGATTTCATTCAAGAAGACGACCTAAAAGCTGCTCAAGTAGATTTCATTTTTAATTCTCAGCAACGCTCGTGGAAAATGACAGCCTTCATGGTAGTATTGCTCATCCCTGGTACCCTTTTAGGAGCTACTTTAAAGGCCTATGCTCTGCTTAGATCTTATGATAGAGAAGATACTGCGTTCTTACTAGATTGCTTAAAAAAAGAGCAAGCAAACAAAATATTTGTTCCTCAAGGGCAAGCTGAATTTGGCGAAAAAATTCGTCAACTTACTGAAACAATAAGGTCAACAGGTTCCTTGAGTGCACGTCTTATGGATAAAAACAAACCTCTTTTTCTTTCTGAAATTGGAGACTTAAGACTCCTCTATGAAGAAAATCACCCAAGTGCTTTTGGCGGATGGACCAAAGAATGTAATCCAAAAGCAATTGAAGTCAATAATACAATGTTAGATAACATTCACTTACTATGGAATTTATCCTATATTAATTTGGTCGATCGTTACCGTCCCTTATCTTACCCTGTAGGAGAGGAATGGTCATTGAAAAAAATTAATCCTACTGTAACTTCATTAAACGTGGAAACATTAAAGTTTACAGAGGATATGAAAGCAAAAGATTTCTTCGCCAAAAAATACGGCATGTAATACTTGCTTCTTATAAACGGCATAGGATGTTTTTTTTTGCTTTAGTTTGGTGTTAGGGAAGTTTGCTTTATTTTTGACATTTTTAGGCATAAAATTTTTCCTCAAATGGCGACCTCATCTATTCTCTAAAACCCTCTCCTAATAAAATAATTTTTTTGCCTTTCTGATTGTCATGATGGCTTTTTATCGTCACTGGCAAAAAAATGTAAGGCAGAGTGCTTTCGTAATGGCCTTAAAAAACATCCTGACCATTCAAAGAGGAAACGAACCTGAGCACAAAGCAGGTCCAACAACTACAATAAGTTGAATAGGTTGTAGCTGTTTTTAAAACAAATTATAATGATTTACATTGTCATAACAATGTGATATAAACATTGTTTTTCAGAAGAATAATCGTTTAATTTGCATAGGTTTTTCTGAATTTAAAAACATTCAACCCATTGAACGCTATGACAAAAGAAGAAAAGGCAAAAACAACACCTATGATGGCGCAATGGTATGAATGTAAAGCAGCTGCCAAGGATGCCATTCTTTTTTTTAGACTAGGTGATTTCTATGAAGCGTTTTACGATGATGCAGCTCTTATCGCTAAAGAGCTAGACCTTACTTTGACCAAACGTCAAGACACACCGATGAGCGGCGTGCCTTATCATACCGCAGAAACATATATCGACCGCCTTGTGTCCAAGGGCTACAAAGTAGCCGTTGCAGAACAAACAGAAAATCCTACGGGCAAAGGACTTGTGAATCGAGAAGTCAAACGCTTCATCACTCCAGCTACTAACTTTAGCTCCTCCTATCTATCAGAAAAATCGAATACCTTTTTCGCCTGTGTGCATCAGTTGGGAACATTATTCGGCCTTGCTATAGCTGATCTTACCACTGGAGAATGCTATGTCATTGAATTCGACGATCTTAAAACGCTTCAAAGCGAACTCTATCGCCTATGTCCGAAAGAACTTCTTATCTCTTCAAAATTTAAAGAAAAACACCCACAATTTCTCGAAGACCTACATACTGGCTTATCTTGCTTGGTTAATTCAATTCCAGAATGGCATTTCGAGCATAAATTGTGCTATGATTTTCTAACCCAACACTTTAACGTTTTGCGTTTGGATGGATTTGGTTTAAAGGCTATGGTCACAGCCATCAATGCAGCAGGAGCATTGCTCTCATTTCTTAAAGAGACTCTTTGCCATTGCATCAGCCATTTTACATCGATTTCTACCTACTCCTCCAACCAATTTATGGAGCTTGATCGCGCAACCCTAAATAATTTGGAGATTTTGCAATCGCAAAATGAGCGCTCCAAGAAAAATACACTCGTTGCTCTTTTGGATCAAACCATCACTCCGATGGGCGGAAGGGCGCTGAGGAGGCTTCTTGTTCAACCTTTATTAGATCCGTTAAAAATTGAACAAAGACATTCAGCAATTGAACAGTTTCTTTACCATTACGAAGCTATGGAAAAAATGCGCACCCTTCTTGAAGGTGTTAGGGATTTAGAACGTTTAATAATGCGCATCAATACAGGACGCGCAAGCCCGAAAGATATCCTTAGCTTAAAATTTTCTCTCGAGCCATTACCTTATTTAAAAAACATTTTGTCGGTCTTTAATCACACGTTAATCCAACATGAAAATGGCAAGATTAAAACGCTCCCCTCCTTGGTTCAATTAATCACCGAATCCTTAAATGAAGAAGTCCCTTTAAGAGTTTCTGACGGCAACGTCTTCCGAAAAGGCTTCTGCAGTGAGTTAGACGAGCTGCGCGTAATTAGCCAAGATAGCAAACTGTGGATGAGTAATTACCAACTTCACTTAAGAGAAACATCTGGCATCAAAACATTGAAAGTAGGTTACACGAGGGTTTCGGGTTTTTATATTGAAGTTAGCAAAGGCCAAGCAGAAAAAGTTCCTGAGAATTTCGTCAGAAGGCAAACATTAACAAATGCAGAACGCTACATTACTCCGGAATTAAAAGAATATGAGGAGAAAGTCTTTCGTAGCGAAGAAAAAATCGCTCAGATTGAATCAGCTCTTTTTGATGAACTCATTAGAAAGATCTCGAGCTATTCCCAGGATATTCTCCTCTCAGCTCAAGCAATTGCTCTGCTGGACTTTTTACTGGGATTAGCCAAAGTCGCGCGCGACAAAAACTACTGTAAACCCATCGTCGATGATGGCACAAGCTTCGATATTAAAGAAGGTCGCCATGCGATTATCGAAAGCATTCATCTTGAAGAAAAGTTTATTGCCAATGATACCTTTTTAGACACTGAAAATCACAGGATGATGCTGATCACTGGACCAAACATGGCAGGAAAATCCACTTACATAAGGCAAGTGGCTCTGATTGCCATCATGGCCCAAATTGGTTCTTATGTTCCAGCAAAATATGCCCGAATCGGTATTGTAGATAAGCTCTTCACAAGAATCGGAGCCAGCGACGATCTTTCGCGAGGGCAATCGACATTCATGGTCGAAATGACAGAAACGGCAAATATTTTAAACAATGCGACCTCCCGATCCTTAGTGATTTTGGATGAAATCGGCCGTGGAACAAGCACCTATGATGGCATTTCGTTAGCCTGGTCAATAGCAGAATACCTCCTTTCAATCGAAGGGAAGAAGGCAAAAACGCTTTTCGCCACCCATTATTTTGAATTGACTAAATTAGAAGAGAAAATGTCTGGTGTGCAAAACTACTCCGTCGCTGTTCACGAAAGTGGCGATCAAGTACTTTTCTTACGAAAAATTGTTCGTGGTAAAGCCGATAGAAGTTATGGAATCCACGTAGCACGTTTAGCCGGACTTCCTAGGTGGGTGATCTCAAGAGCAAAAGAAATTCTTTTTCATCTTGAAGAAGGATCTAAGGGCAATACTACATTTGAGCCCCCTCAGCATAGAAAACTCTCTCAGCAAAAAGCTAAGTATACAGCAAATGAATTTCAGTTAACTTTTTTTAATGAATAATTTTTTTCTAAAACTATTGACAACTATTTATAAAAATTAATAGAAAGAATTTGTCCAACCATTAACCTTTAAGGAGGGAAACATGGACAAAAAACACCAACAGCCTCAAAAAGGCTCTACTAATCCAGGTCAAAAGAACCAACCACAAAAACAACAGCAACAGCCACAAACTCCAAATCAAAAAAAAGCTGGTTCAAACTGGTAGATTTTTCCTTAGGCGCAACTTTTTTAAGTTGCGCTTTTAATTTCCCAAATTGTATGGGACGCTTAGAAGGCGCCCTTGCCTCAAAATGCAGAGTAGTTCCTTGTTCACCAATTCAAAACATCCCCATTACCAAGATGCCAACATTGTTTTTCAGTTTTTTCTATCCGAGTTTTTAAAAGCGGTAGAGGAAGTTACCTCTCTCGATGAACGTTTAAGCTTATACAAGCAAAAAAACAATGATAATTATCGAGAACTTTTCGTTTCTCTTGTAGAGCTTTGCGGTTTTTTACCCAAACATGCGCGATTTTTTCCATGGGGATTAGCGGAAGGAAGCCTAAATAAACTCATTACTTTAATCCAGCAATATGTACAATTAGTTGGAGATAGTAAGGAATTAAAAGAGATCCAAAATATATTGGATAAATGTTTAAAGGAAGCACATAAAGCCCTAGATTTACTTAAAGACTCAGAGAAAGATAAAACCTCACTTTATCTCGAAGAAATGATTGCTATGCATCTTACTCAAACGCTTAAGACCTTTAAAAAGCTAAATAAATTAATCCTCCCTCTGCTCCAGCAATTTAAAAACAGTGAAAATGTTCTTTTTTTTCTCTTACGCAATCTGCAAGCTTTGAGAAAAATTTATGGTAAACGGGCTATTGTGCAACTGTTTAAAGATATTCATCCGAACGGCCCTCAATCTCTTGAACGTTTTCTCCTAAAAGAATATTCTAGGAGAGGCTTCTCCCAGCTAGCAAAAAACATTAATGAGAAAATGGCTGAGCTTACTTTGTGAAACAAGAACTTTTAGAACTAATCTCGCTAACTAAACTTTTTATCCACGAAAATTACTCCCTCTCTCACAAAAACAGCCATAAGCTACCCCTTTCTAACTCGCCAAAACCTTTACCTGTCAAAGAGTTAAAAGCCGAAACAGCACCTTTACCTCAGAGGCTACCGTCATCCCAACCCTTACCTTCTTTAGATCATACAGGAGTCTTGCCAAACACCTTACCGGTAAAAGAGCTAAAAGCAAAAGAAGAGCCTCTTCCTCCAAAGTTGCCGTCTTTAGAAAAAGAGCCCTTGCCAAAGATCGAAAAAGATTTTTCTGACATTATCAAAATTTTTACCAACGAACTTCCGCACATAAATATCCGCAAAACCCCGCTCGATGATACGGTAGCGAAAATAAAATCTAGGGAGTGGGAGTTAAAGGAAGTCAATGTCCAAGCCCTCATTCTTTTTGATCAGGAAAGTGCAAAGGAAATCCGATTTCTTCAAAACGTTGCTGATTGCCTTTCTTTAAGATTTGGGTTTACAAAAGTAATAAGTATTCAGGAGTTAAATGAAATTGATTTTACTCCTACTTTAAAGTGCATCCTGTCGAGTAAACAAATTTTCACGAACTCTGAAAAACTTCAATCTCTTGCCAAAAAGAACAATACTCCATTTTCTCTTTACGAAGCTGTTTCTCACTACTTTAAAAACCCCCAGGAAAAAGCGCAACTTTGGCAGACCCTATCTTCTTTACTAGGTTAAAGGCCAAAATCTCATGACAATAGCCTCTGTTCTTCTTGATGTTGCCATAGGAAAGCCCTTAGACTACAGCATCCCCCCTGAGCTAGTGGGAAAAGTCTGTAAGGGAAGCCTTGTGAAAGTTCCGTTACACAATCGCACCAAACACGGTGCAGTGATTGAAATTAAAGAGAAAAGTTCCTACGCTTCTATCAAGCCCATCGTAGACCTTGTTAATGATGCCGCACCTTTAACTCAAGACCTCCTAAGTTTAAGCTTTTGGCTTGCCGAACACTACTGCACTTCATGGGAAACCGTTTTAAAAACAATGGTCCCTTCAAGCATTCGAGGAAAATCTCGCCCCAAAGAACAACTTTTCATCTCTAGGGCTAAAAATTTAGAAGAATTGAGAACCCACTGCAGCTTAATGAGACAAAAAAGTCCGCAGCAAGCCGCACTTTTAGACACTATGCTTCATGTCAATAAGGGCATCTTGCTTGCGGACCTCATCGCAGGCGGAGGAAGCCGCGCTGCGTGCCAAGCTCTTATTAAAAAAGGCCTTTTAAAAGCTGAAAAAACATGCATCGACCGCTCCCCCCTTCACGAAGCGGAATTCTTTCGTACTAAAGCCAAAATTCTTAATGCAGAGCAGGCTGAGGCACTACAGAGCATCACCGGCAGCATGGCGGCAAAAAAATTTGCCGCCCATCTTTTATGGGGCATCACCGGCAGCGGAAAAACTGAAGTTTATCTACAAGCTATTGATCATGCCTTAAAAAATGATCAAGGAGCAATCTTGCTTGTTCCAGAAATCTCTTTAACTTCACAGACAATCGAGCGCTTTAAAAGCCGCTTTACGGACAATATTGCAATTCTCCATTGCCGGTTGAGCCAGGGCGAACGCTTTGATGAGTGGATGAAGATCGCAAGAGGTGAAGCGAGAATTGTCATTGGCGCTAGATCATCAGTGTTTAGTCCTGTAAAAAATCTCGGACTCATTATCGTCGATGAAGAGCATGATTTTTCCTACAAGCAATCTGACATGATGCCTTGTTATAATGCACGCGATGTAGCCGTGATGCGTGCTTCCTTTTCTCAATCGGTTGTTATCCTAGGCAGTGCGACACCAAGCCTTGAGACTTTTCATAATAGCCAAATAGGCAAGTATTGCCTTAACACCTTGCAAAGAAGAACCCTTAAAGCTGAACTACCCGAGGTAGAAATTGTCGATATGCGTCGCGAATGGGAAAAAGCAAAGGGCTTTACTCTGTTTTCCGACACCTTGCTGTCAGGAATCAAAACCAATCTGCAAAAAGGTGAGCAGACAATCCTTTTTTTGAATCGGAGAGGCTACCACACCTCTCTTTTTTGCCCCTCTTGCGGAGAGGCTGTCAAATGTGCAGAATGTGATGTAGCAATGACTTACCACTATAAGGAAGATCACCTTTCGTGCCATCTTTGCGGTTGCTTCCAATCTCCCCTGCCGCAGGTTTGCCCCAAGTGCCATGGATCAGCGCCTATGAAATTTAAGGGCGTTGGTACAGAACAGGTGGAGCGAGCTCTTCACGCCATTTTTCCTGAGGTGCGAACGACAAGATTGGATAGGGATACGACAAAGAACAAGGGCAGTCATCAAAAAATTTTTAAAGAGTTTAAAACCGGTAAGGCGGATGTTCTCATCGGCACGCAAATGGTTGCCAAAGGACTTCACTTTCCCGAAGTCACTCTTGTAGGGGTTCTTAACTGCGACAGCAGCTTATCCATTCCCGACTTTCGCTCATCGGAAACGACCTTTCAACTCATCACGCAGGTTGCAGGAAGATCAGGAAGAGGGGCTTTAACGGGAAAAGTGATCTTGCAAACGCTCATCCCTGATAATAACACGATCTCCTATGCCTCACAACAGGATTACAAAGCGTTTTATGAAGAAGAAATGGCAACTCGAAAGCTGTTTGGCTATCCTCCCTACTCTCATCTCATTAAAATCCGCCATAGCGGCCTTAAGGAAAAGCAAGCGCGCCAAGAGTTGGAAATGTTTCGCCTAAAACTTCTCGAACTCTTTCCTTCTCAGTATGAGATGACTCCAGTGATGGCTTCAGGACACGCCAAAATCAAAAACATCTACCGCTTTCAATTTCTTATCCGTGGTCCTAAAATCGGTTTAATGACGAAAATCCTAAACGATTTGAACCAAAAGAAAAAAAGTCCTAAATTTTTTATCGACGTTAGCCCCGCTTCAACTTTCTTTTAGACTCTTATAATAGAATCTACTGGGTTTAAAACTCCTTTTTTGATAAACTATCTCTAAATAATTTATAATCCAAAGTTTATAATATGCTGCCAATCGCTGGACAAAAAAACAAAAAAAGCGCTCAACCTAAACTTCCTATTCAAGAGGAATCTCATTCTAAACCCCAGTTTGAGTTTCATGGGAATAAAATTCATTTTATCAGTTTAGGCTGCCCGCGAAACCTTGTCGACAGCGAAGTCATGTTAGGCATTCTTCTGCGTGCCGGTTATGAAGTTGCAGAAGAATTGGGCGATGCAGATTATATTGTTATCAACACTTGCGGATTCTTAGAAGCTTCACGAAATGAATCTTTAGAAACAGTTGACTTAGCTCTCAAAGGAAGAAAAGACTCTGCTCGCTTAATTGTTACTGGATGCATGGTTCAAACGCATAGTGATACCTTAAAAACACAGTATCCAAGCATCGATTATCTTTTAGGTTCTGGCGATTTGGAAGGCATTTTAGAGGCCGTCCAATCTAAAGATAATAAATCATTTATTACCAATGCGAGAAGTTACTTAGAAGCGGGAGAGGTTCCTCGTCAGCTATCTACTCCCAAGCATTACGCTTACTTGAAAATAGCCGAAGGCTGTCGCAAACGCTGCGCTTACTGCATCATCCCCACAATTAAAGGTCCCCTCAAAAGCAAATCGACAGAGCAAGTATTAAAAGAATTCAATCTCCTTCTCAACCAAGGGGTTAAGGAGATCATCTTAATCGCCCAAGATTTAGGAGACTACGCAAAAGACCGTGGAGCCAAAAAAGTTGATGGTCTGATTGAACTATTAAAAGAACTGCTCGCCATTGATAAGCCATTTTGGTTAAGACTTCTCTACCTTTATCCCGATGAAATTACCGATGAATTGATAGCGTTAATGAAAAGCGATTCGCGTATCTGTCCTTATCTTGACATGCCAATCCAGCATGTCAACAATACCGTTTTGAAAGCGATGCATCGAGCCACTTCTAAAGAACAAATTGTCTCTACGATTACTAAATTAAAAAAAGAGTTGCCTGATGTTGCCATTAGAACGAGCTTAATAGTCGGCTTTCCAGGAGAAACAGAAGAACAGTTTTCTGAACTTGCTGCCTTTTTAAAGGAATATCCTCTAGATAACGTGGGCATCTTTAAGTTTTCTAGAGAACCTGGTTCCTATGCTTATGACCTTCCTGATCAAATCGATGAAGAAACAAAAGAAAAACGCTACCAGCACTTGATGAAGATTCAACAGAAAGTCCTACAAAAAGTCAATCAGCGCTACAAAGGCAAAGTCATTCCGGTTGTTGTCGAAGGGTATCACCCTGAAACTGAGCTGCTCATGCGTGGCCGACACAGAGGACAGTGTCCTGACATCGACGGCCAAGTCATCATTAATGATGGTCGCAAAGTGAAGGCTTTTGGCGAGATTTACAAGGTCAAAATCACAGATATTGCTGGTTATGATTTAGTCGGTGCTGTTATCTAATACGATTAGTTCGAGTAAAATGTATGGCAAAATTGATCCATCGGTTAAAGTAAAAATCAAAAAGGATTTTTACATGCTGCGATGGTTCAAGCAATTCACTAAAGCCAAGAGGGAAACAAAATGGTTTATTTTGAATTGGGCTGTCTATATTATTCTCCTAATCGCAACAACTTTATACTGCTATGCGCGACTCGATTATGTACGCAGCTATAAAGCCAGTGAAACCTATTCAAAAACGCCTTAACCATTTTTTTTAATTCCATGATTGTAAAGCCCGAATACCACGCACACGACGAGTTCATCACTCGAACGAAAAAATTGGAAGAGATCCGCCAGCTTGGTGTTGATCCTTACCCCCATCACTTCTCTCCCTCGATCGATGCTGAAAAGCTACATCTCAAATATAATGACCAACCAATTGGAACTAGTGAAGAGGCAGCAGACGGGAAAACGGAAGAAGTCACCTTGGCGGGCCGTCTTGTATTGTTCCGGGGAATGGGTAAAAATGCTTTTGCGCATCTTCAAGATACAACGGGACGCACGCAATTGATGTTCAACCGCGATGCAACGAAAGTCACGGGCTTTAATGGGACTGAGGAGTTAACGCCCTATAAATTTATCGAAAAGAAAATTGACTTAGGTGACATCATCGGTGTTACTGGTCATGTGTTCCGCACGCATAAAGGAGAGCTCACTGTCTTTGTCACCAAATTAACATTGCTTTCCAAAACTTTGCTGCCTCTTGCAGACAAGCACGGTGGATTAGCTGATAAAGAATTGCGTTACCGCAAACGCTGGCTGGATTTGATCTCTAATCACGATGTGCAAAAAACATTCTTGTTGCGTAGCAAAATCTTGGAATGGATTCGCTCTTATATGTATGGGGAGCAGTTTATTGAAGTGGAGACACCCGTGCTGCAGAGCATGTATGGTGGTGCTGAAGCGCGTCCTTTTTTAACAAAGTTGAATGCGCTAGATCAGGAAATGTTTCTGCGTATCTCCCTTGAAATTCCTCTGAAGAAACTAATCGTCGGTGGAATGGATAGAATTTTCGAAATTGGCAAAGTCTTTCGCAATGAAGGGATTGATCGTACCCATAATCCCGAATTTACCATGATCGAAGCCTATGCTGCCTACTTTGATTATAATGACATGATGCGCCTTGTTGAAAATCTTTTTGAGCTCATTGCCAAAAAATTAACTGGTGACACAAAAATCACCGTTTTCTCTTCAGAGAGAAATGAAGACGTTGTCTTGGATATGAAAGCGCCTTGGCCGAGATTAACGATGAAAGAGGCTATTGCCAAGTTTGCTAACCTCGATGTCGATACGTTAAGCGATCAGGAGATCAAAAAGCTATTAGAAGATAGCGGCCATATCGATCTTGATAAGCTTAAAACACTTTCAAGAGGCCTACTTATTGCAGCTCTTTTTGAAGTGAAAGCAGAGCCTCACCTCATTCAGCCCCACCATATTACTGACCATCCGATTGAAACGACGCCGCTATGCAAACTACACCGCAACCCAGCTGACAGAGAGCAAGGCATCGTGGAGCGTTTCGAAAGCTTTATTATGGGCAGTGAGATTTGCAATGCTTATTCTGAACTTAATGACCCAGAATTACAAAGAGAGCTTTTAGAACGCCAAGCTGCAAGAAGAGAT
This window of the Chlamydiales bacterium STE3 genome carries:
- a CDS encoding DNA mismatch repair protein MutS (Product derived from UniProtKB/Swiss-Prot:Q6MBV4;Gene name derived from UniProtKB/Swiss-Prot:Q6MBV4), which codes for MNAMTKEEKAKTTPMMAQWYECKAAAKDAILFFRLGDFYEAFYDDAALIAKELDLTLTKRQDTPMSGVPYHTAETYIDRLVSKGYKVAVAEQTENPTGKGLVNREVKRFITPATNFSSSYLSEKSNTFFACVHQLGTLFGLAIADLTTGECYVIEFDDLKTLQSELYRLCPKELLISSKFKEKHPQFLEDLHTGLSCLVNSIPEWHFEHKLCYDFLTQHFNVLRLDGFGLKAMVTAINAAGALLSFLKETLCHCISHFTSISTYSSNQFMELDRATLNNLEILQSQNERSKKNTLVALLDQTITPMGGRALRRLLVQPLLDPLKIEQRHSAIEQFLYHYEAMEKMRTLLEGVRDLERLIMRINTGRASPKDILSLKFSLEPLPYLKNILSVFNHTLIQHENGKIKTLPSLVQLITESLNEEVPLRVSDGNVFRKGFCSELDELRVISQDSKLWMSNYQLHLRETSGIKTLKVGYTRVSGFYIEVSKGQAEKVPENFVRRQTLTNAERYITPELKEYEEKVFRSEEKIAQIESALFDELIRKISSYSQDILLSAQAIALLDFLLGLAKVARDKNYCKPIVDDGTSFDIKEGRHAIIESIHLEEKFIANDTFLDTENHRMMLITGPNMAGKSTYIRQVALIAIMAQIGSYVPAKYARIGIVDKLFTRIGASDDLSRGQSTFMVEMTETANILNNATSRSLVILDEIGRGTSTYDGISLAWSIAEYLLSIEGKKAKTLFATHYFELTKLEEKMSGVQNYSVAVHESGDQVLFLRKIVRGKADRSYGIHVARLAGLPRWVISRAKEILFHLEEGSKGNTTFEPPQHRKLSQQKAKYTANEFQLTFFNE
- a CDS encoding Primosomal protein N' (Product derived from UniProtKB/Swiss-Prot:Q9Z6Y2;Gene name derived from UniProtKB/Swiss-Prot:Q9Z6Y2;EC number derived from UniProtKB/Swiss-Prot:Q9Z6Y2), which codes for MTIASVLLDVAIGKPLDYSIPPELVGKVCKGSLVKVPLHNRTKHGAVIEIKEKSSYASIKPIVDLVNDAAPLTQDLLSLSFWLAEHYCTSWETVLKTMVPSSIRGKSRPKEQLFISRAKNLEELRTHCSLMRQKSPQQAALLDTMLHVNKGILLADLIAGGGSRAACQALIKKGLLKAEKTCIDRSPLHEAEFFRTKAKILNAEQAEALQSITGSMAAKKFAAHLLWGITGSGKTEVYLQAIDHALKNDQGAILLVPEISLTSQTIERFKSRFTDNIAILHCRLSQGERFDEWMKIARGEARIVIGARSSVFSPVKNLGLIIVDEEHDFSYKQSDMMPCYNARDVAVMRASFSQSVVILGSATPSLETFHNSQIGKYCLNTLQRRTLKAELPEVEIVDMRREWEKAKGFTLFSDTLLSGIKTNLQKGEQTILFLNRRGYHTSLFCPSCGEAVKCAECDVAMTYHYKEDHLSCHLCGCFQSPLPQVCPKCHGSAPMKFKGVGTEQVERALHAIFPEVRTTRLDRDTTKNKGSHQKIFKEFKTGKADVLIGTQMVAKGLHFPEVTLVGVLNCDSSLSIPDFRSSETTFQLITQVAGRSGRGALTGKVILQTLIPDNNTISYASQQDYKAFYEEEMATRKLFGYPPYSHLIKIRHSGLKEKQARQELEMFRLKLLELFPSQYEMTPVMASGHAKIKNIYRFQFLIRGPKIGLMTKILNDLNQKKKSPKFFIDVSPASTFF